In Sphingobium sp. EP60837, one genomic interval encodes:
- a CDS encoding Gfo/Idh/MocA family protein, protein MTGTIKAGLVGLGKIARDQHLPAIRKTNGIELVAVASRNAQGEGLNNYGALTDMLAGEPDLDAVILCQPPQVRYEAARQALLAGKHVFLEKPPGATVSEVEALIDIAERQGVTLYASWHSRYAAAVGLAKSWLASRSPKHVSIQWREDVRHWHPGQPWIWEAGGFGVFDPGINALSILTEIVSEPIALLSANLEVPANKQAPIGAELKMVAASGAPIEAVFDWRQTGPQTWDIAIETDGGSLLLSEGGNMLRLDGEVQVKAPDEEYPAMYRRFVRLIENKAIDVDIAPLRLVADAFLCGEHRTTAAFED, encoded by the coding sequence ATGACAGGGACGATCAAGGCGGGCCTCGTGGGCCTGGGCAAAATCGCGCGCGATCAGCACCTGCCCGCGATCCGCAAGACCAACGGCATAGAGCTTGTCGCGGTCGCCAGCCGCAACGCGCAGGGCGAAGGGCTGAACAATTACGGCGCGCTGACCGATATGCTGGCCGGGGAGCCTGATCTGGACGCCGTCATCCTATGCCAGCCGCCGCAAGTTCGCTACGAGGCGGCGAGGCAGGCGTTGCTGGCGGGCAAGCATGTCTTTTTGGAAAAGCCGCCGGGCGCGACCGTGTCCGAGGTGGAAGCGCTGATTGACATTGCCGAGCGGCAAGGCGTGACGCTCTACGCCAGCTGGCACAGCCGCTATGCCGCCGCCGTGGGGTTGGCCAAGAGCTGGCTGGCGTCCCGCTCCCCCAAACATGTTTCGATCCAGTGGCGTGAGGATGTGCGGCACTGGCACCCTGGCCAGCCCTGGATTTGGGAAGCGGGCGGGTTCGGCGTGTTCGACCCCGGCATCAACGCCCTGTCCATCCTGACCGAGATCGTGAGCGAGCCCATCGCCCTTCTTTCGGCCAACCTGGAAGTGCCCGCAAATAAGCAGGCTCCGATCGGTGCCGAATTGAAGATGGTCGCCGCTTCGGGAGCCCCGATTGAGGCAGTGTTTGATTGGCGGCAAACGGGGCCGCAGACCTGGGACATCGCGATCGAGACGGATGGCGGCAGCCTGCTTCTATCCGAAGGCGGCAACATGCTGCGGCTGGACGGCGAAGTGCAGGTAAAAGCGCCGGACGAGGAATATCCGGCCATGTATCGGCGCTTCGTCAGGCTGATCGAGAACAAGGCCATCGATGTCGATATCGCCCCGCTGCGGCTGGTGGCCGACGCCTTCCTCTGCGGTGAGCATCGAACCACGGCGGCTTTCGAGGACTGA